A window from Deltaproteobacteria bacterium encodes these proteins:
- a CDS encoding histone deacetylase, which produces MGCTGIVRSNLYLEHNAGDYHPESPKRLEAIHSFLDTNLIPGLHIIKPRPATREEITLIHTPTHYERIAQTASQPQCYLDADTQTCARSFEAALSAAGGLILLVDKVLSGELDNGFALVRPPGHHAEAGQAMGFCLFNNIAIAAAWALKEHDLSRIMIVDWDLHHGNGTQHSFYDNPQVLYFSAHLYPFYPGTGSLAEIGKGAGKGYTVNVPMSPKHDDQDYVAIFQKIVQPLIKTFQPELILVSAGFDSLLADPMQGMAVTSEGFAAMTYILKTMAEKTCGGRLVLTLEGGYNFTGQADSVGKVLEVLTGSSSAGQDLIRQEWPEPGIIMQVRKAYEPFWIL; this is translated from the coding sequence ATGGGCTGCACGGGGATTGTCAGGTCTAATCTATATTTAGAGCACAACGCCGGTGATTATCACCCGGAATCACCGAAAAGGCTTGAAGCCATTCACAGCTTCTTGGATACCAACCTGATTCCCGGCCTGCACATTATAAAACCACGGCCAGCCACCCGGGAGGAGATTACCCTGATTCACACACCGACTCACTATGAACGAATTGCTCAAACGGCATCGCAGCCCCAGTGCTATCTCGACGCAGATACACAAACATGTGCTCGCTCTTTTGAGGCGGCCTTGTCTGCAGCAGGCGGACTGATACTTCTGGTAGACAAGGTCTTAAGTGGTGAGCTGGATAATGGTTTTGCCTTAGTTCGCCCGCCGGGTCACCATGCCGAGGCCGGCCAGGCCATGGGTTTTTGCCTGTTCAATAATATTGCTATCGCTGCGGCCTGGGCGCTTAAAGAGCATGACCTGTCACGAATCATGATCGTTGATTGGGACTTGCACCACGGTAACGGGACTCAACACTCCTTCTATGACAATCCCCAGGTCTTATATTTCTCGGCCCACCTTTATCCCTTTTATCCTGGCACTGGCAGTCTGGCGGAAATTGGGAAGGGGGCGGGTAAGGGCTATACGGTCAACGTGCCCATGAGTCCCAAACATGACGACCAGGACTATGTGGCCATCTTTCAAAAAATTGTACAGCCTTTAATCAAGACTTTTCAGCCGGAGCTCATCCTGGTTTCGGCTGGATTCGACAGTCTTCTGGCTGATCCCATGCAGGGTATGGCGGTCACTTCTGAGGGATTTGCCGCCATGACTTATATTCTTAAAACAATGGCCGAAAAAACCTGCGGCGGCAGGCTGGTTCTGACCCTGGAAGGTGGCTACAATTTTACGGGCCAGGCCGACTCAGTTGGCAAAGTCCTGGAAGTTCTGACCGGATCTAGTTCGGCCGGTCAGGACCTGATCAGGCAGGAATGGCCTGAACCCGGGATTATTATGCAGGTGCGCAAGGCATATGAACCCTTCTGGATACTCTAA
- the efp gene encoding elongation factor P, protein MYSPSDFRKGLKIEFKGEPYIIIDFLHVKPGKGGAFIRTKLKNMITSRVLDETFRPSDKITRPDLEEKSMQYLYKDTDGYCFMDNDTYEQVVLSEDLISDSKNFLQENINLAVLYFNSQPIGLELPTTVGLAVVQTEPGVKGDTASGGSKPATLETGLVVQVPFFINEGDRLKIDTRTGEYMERIKE, encoded by the coding sequence ATGTATTCTCCCAGTGATTTTCGCAAGGGGCTGAAGATCGAGTTTAAAGGCGAGCCTTATATCATCATTGATTTCCTGCATGTAAAACCTGGCAAGGGTGGGGCCTTTATCAGGACCAAGCTCAAAAATATGATCACCAGCCGTGTCCTGGATGAAACCTTCCGGCCTTCAGATAAAATTACCCGGCCTGACCTGGAAGAAAAAAGTATGCAATATCTTTATAAAGATACAGACGGATACTGCTTCATGGACAATGACACCTATGAGCAGGTCGTTCTTTCGGAAGACCTGATCAGTGATTCAAAGAATTTTTTACAGGAAAACATCAATCTCGCAGTTCTTTATTTCAACAGCCAGCCCATCGGTCTTGAGCTGCCGACCACGGTCGGGTTGGCCGTTGTCCAAACTGAACCAGGCGTCAAAGGTGATACGGCCAGTGGTGGTAGCAAACCGGCCACTTTAGAGACAGGGCTAGTAGTTCAGGTCCCCTTCTTCATCAACGAGGGTGACCGCCTCAAAATTGATACCAGGACCGGGGAGTATATGGAACGGATCAAGGAATAA
- the gatC gene encoding Asp-tRNA(Asn)/Glu-tRNA(Gln) amidotransferase subunit GatC has protein sequence MKINRAEVEHIARLARLKVSDADIEKLTSQLNSILMYMDKLSELDLSELEPMAHTQSMSNVFREDVVKPSLDPEHSLANAPERNETFFLVPRII, from the coding sequence ATGAAAATAAATCGTGCAGAAGTAGAGCATATCGCCCGCCTGGCACGTCTTAAGGTGAGTGATGCGGATATTGAGAAGCTGACAAGCCAGCTCAACAGCATTCTGATGTACATGGATAAACTCAGCGAACTGGATCTTTCAGAACTGGAACCAATGGCTCATACCCAGTCCATGAGCAACGTCTTCAGGGAAGACGTAGTAAAACCTTCCCTGGACCCGGAGCACTCTTTGGCTAACGCCCCTGAGCGAAATGAGACGTTTTTTCTGGTTCCACGAATCATCTAG